One region of Vigna angularis cultivar LongXiaoDou No.4 chromosome 10, ASM1680809v1, whole genome shotgun sequence genomic DNA includes:
- the LOC108335641 gene encoding lysine-specific demethylase JMJ17 isoform X4 translates to MGKGKPRAVEKGVVGPSLSVASSTIPAGPVYYPTEDEFKDPLEYIYKIRPEAEPYGICKIVPPKSWKPPFALDLDAFTFPTKTQAIHKLQARPASCDSKTFDLEYSRFLKDHCSKKSRKRVVFEGAELDLCKLFNAVKRYGGYDKVVDGKKWGDVARFVRSSGKISDCAKHVLCQLYREHLYDYEKFYNQMNQGTDQSCKKSLYEEHKSDCGVKPLVSKRIHKSIDCLKRKDSKVQGEDHDQICEQCKSGLHGELMLLCDRCDKGWHTYCLSPPLKQIPMGNWYCFNCLNSDRDSFGFVPGKHYSLEAFRRKADLSRRRWFGSGPVSRVQIEKKFWDIVEGLVGEVEVMYGNDLDTSVYGSGFPRVADKKPESIDDKSWEEYSTNPWNLNNLPKLKGSMLRAVHHNITGVMVPWLYIGMLFSSFCWHFEDHCFYSMNYLHWGEAKCWYSVPGSQSSAFEKVMRSSLPDLFDAQPDLLFQLVTMLNPSVLQENGVPVYSILQEPGNFVITFPRSYHGGFNLGLNCAEAVNFAPADWLPHGAFGADLYQRYHKTAVLSHEELLCVVAQFGEVDGRVSSYLKNELLRISVKEKSRREKLWKTGIIKSSRMAPRKCPQFVGTEEDPACIICQQYLYLSAVVCGCRPSAFVCLEHWEHLCECKTVKLRLLYRHSLAELYDLAYSMDKYTSEGKAECRSVKRQPSCLSALTKKVKGGSITFAQLATEWLLQSSTILQNVFLQDAFVTALRKAEQFLWAGSEMDSVRDMVRNLLQAQEWAEGIRDCVTKIELWLCHRDTSVKKVHLESVDELLKVSPAPCNEPCYHKLKEYAEEARLFVQEIDTALSMCLNMSELELLHSKACGLPIYVKENKKLEGKISSTKAWLDSVRNCISARHPAALHVDVFYKLKAEFWDLQVQLPEIDVLQNLLNEAESCSAQCHDMLEGPMNLKNVSLLLKEWENFAVDVPELKILRQYHSDTVSWVSHCNDVLGRVHMQEDQHDAVDKLNSIFKAGLSLKIQVDELPLVEVELKKANCREKAVKAHDFKMPLEFIQKLLKEATMLQIEQEKQFVNLSCMLTVTIPWEERAREMLSHGAPISDFEDMIRASENIFIILPSLKDVKDALSEANSWLKNSKPYFVSSMQTSDSMQKVEDLQMLVSQSKHLKVSFEERGMLELVLKNCRRWEYEACSVLDDARCLFELDNSLHEVDSGLMCNMEDLIVRIQSTIASGISLGFAFSEISKLQASCSTLQWCKRALSFSNCSPSLEDVLEVAEGLSHSSISGALLKLLIGGLEWLRKALEAISGPYNSRRSKLTEIQAILTDYQTINMTFTAVNIQLEDAVGKHKMWQEQVCQFFGLSFRERSWSSILQLKEYGDTIAFGCCELDLVLSEVKKVENWKKTCMDKLGASVKNENSLLHALEKMGQTLDRSLLMYDKLQDMKEPNQCICCFDDSEDQEFLTCSTCMDCYHAQCVGLTEKDVAIENYQCPYCEILRGEFCYQNGGALLRFKKKRVELKVLTELMSEAENFCL, encoded by the exons ATGGGGAAGGGAAAACCTAGAGCTGTGGAGAAAGGTGTGGTAGGACCTAGTTTGAGTGTAGCATCCTCAACTATACCTGCAGGGCCTGTGTATTACCCTACTGAGGATGAATTCAAGGATCCTTTGGAgtatatttataagattagacCTGAGGCTGAGCCTTATGGAATTTGTAAGATTGTGCCTCCGAAGAGTTGGAAACCCCCTTTTGCTTTGGATCTAGACGCTTTCACTTTTCCTACCAAGACTCAGGCCATTCACAAGCTCCAGGCTCGCCCTGCTTCGTGTGACTCCAAGACCTTTGACTTGGAGTACTCTAGGTTTTTGAAGGATCACTGTAGTAAGAAGTCCAGGAAAAGGGTTGTGTTCGAGGGGGCGGAGCTGGACTTGTGTAAGCTATTCAATGCCGTGAAGCGGTATGGTGGTTATGATAAGGTTGTTGATGGGAAGAAATGGGGGGATGTTGCACGGTTTGTGAGGTCCAGTGGCAAGATTTCGGATTGTGCTAAGCATGTTCTGTGTCAGTTGTACCGTGAACACTTGTATGATTACGAGAAATTTTATAACCAGATGAATCAAGGGACAGACCAGAGTTGTAAGAAAAGCTTGTATGAGGAGCACAAGAGTGATTGTGGGGTGAAACCTTTGGTGTCAAAGAGGATTCACAAGAGTATTGATTGTTTAAAACGGAAGGATAGTAAAGTGCAAGGAGAAGATCATGATCAGATTTGTGAGCAATGTAAAAGTGGTCTGCATGGGGAACTGATGCTTTTGTGTGACAGGTGTGATAAGGGATGGCATACATATTGTCTTTCCCCACCGTTGAAGCAAATTCCAATGGGTAATTGGTATTGTTTCAACTGCTTGAATTCTGATCGGGACAGCTTTGGTTTTGTGCCTGGGAAGCACTATTCATTGGAAGCTTTTAGACGGAAAGCGGATCTGTCAAGGAGGAGATGGTTTGGATCAGGGCCTGTTTCAAGGGTGCAAATAGAGAAAAAATTTTGGGATATTGTGGAGGGTTTGGTTGGTGAGGTTGAGGTTATGTATGGAAATGACTTGGATACATCTGTTTACGGGAGTGGTTTTCCACGAGTAGCTGATAAAAAACCAGAATCAATTGATGACAAATCATGGGAAGAATACTCAACTAACCCGTGGAATCTTAATAACCTGCCTAAGTTGAAAGGTTCAATGCTCCGAGCTGTTCATCACAATATCACCGGTGTCATGGTACCCTGGCTATATATTGGGATGCTATTCTCATCCTTTTGCTGGCATTTTGAGGATCACTGCTTTTACTCAATGAATTATCTACACTG GGGAGAGGCAAAGTGCTGGTACAGTGTGCCTGGTAGTCAATCCAGTGCTTTTGAGAAG GTGATGAGAAGCAGTCTTCCTGATCTTTTTGATGCACAACCTGATCTACTTTTTCAGCTTGTTACTATGCTGAACCCATCTGTATTGCAAGAAAATGGAGTTCCTGTCTACAGTATACTTCAG GAGCCTGGGAATTTTGTTATTACCTTCCCCAGGTCTTACCATGGAGGTTTCAATCTTG GTTTAAATTGTGCAGAGGCAGTCAATTTTGCTCCTGCTGACTGGCTACCACATGGTGCTTTTGGAGCTGATCTCTATCAGCGGTATCACAAAACTGCTGTCTTATCTCACGAGGAGCTTCTTTGTGTAGTAGCCCAG TTTGGTGAAGTTGACGGCAGGGTGTCTTCTTATTTGAAGAACGAATTGTTGAGAATATCAGTTAAAGAAAAATCTCGAAGAGAGAAACTTTGGAAAACTGGTATTATTAAGTCTTCTCGTATGGCTCCTCGAAAATGTCCCCAATTTGTGGGAACCGAAGAA GATCCAGCATGTATCATATGCCAGCAATATCTCTATCTCTCTGCTGTTGTATGTGGTTGCAGGCCATCGGCTTTTGTTTGTCTGGAG CACTGGGAACACCTTTGTGAGTGCAAAACTGTTAAATTGCGTCTTCTCTATCGTCATTCACTTGCAGAATTGTATGACTTGGCCTATTCTATGGACAAATATACTTCTGAGGGCAAAGCTGAGTGTAGAAGTGTGAAAAGGCAGCCTTCATGTCTCAGTGCTTTGACCAAAAAG GTAAAAGGTGGCTCCATTACTTTTGCTCAACTTGCTACAGAGTGGCTACTGCAATCTAGTACTATTCTTCAAAATGTCTTTTTGCAAGATGCATTTGTTACTGCACTAAGGAAAGCTGAACAATTTCTTTGGGCTGGTTCTGAGATGGATTCT GTTCGAGACATGGTAAGGAATTTGCTTCAAGCTCAGGAATGGGCAGAAGGCATAAGAGACTGTGTAACAAAAATTGAGTTATGGTTGTGTCATCGAGACACTAGTGTAAAGAAAGTTCATTTAGAATCCGTTGATGAGTTGCTGAAAGTTAGTCCTGCACCTTGCAATGAGCCTTGTTATCATAAACTGAAG GAGTATGCAGAGGAAGCAAGGTTGTTTGTACAGGAGATTGATACTGCTTTGTCAATGTGTTTAAAT ATGTCTGAGTTGGAACTTTTACACTCCAAAGCTTGTGGCTTACCCATCTACgtgaaagaaaataagaaattggAAGGAAAAATTTCTTCAACCAAG GCATGGCTGGATAGTGTCAGAAACTGCATCTCAGCAAGACACCCTGCTGCACTACATGTTGatgttttttataaactaaaagcAGAG TTTTGGGATCTTCAAGTTCAACTCCCGGAGATAGATGTGCTTCAGAATCTACTAAATGAAGCTGAATCTTGTAGTGCTCAATGTCATGATATGTTAGAAGGACCTATGAATCTCAAG AATGTTAGTTTGCTGCTTAAGGAATGGGAAAATTTTGCAGTTGATGTACCGGAACTCAAGATTCTAAGGCAATACCATTCGGATACTGTTTCATGGGTTTCCCACTGTAATGATGTTTTAGGGAGAGTTCATATGCAAGAAGATCAGCATGATGCAGTTGATAAATTGAATAGTATTTTTAAAGCAGGTTTATCTTTGAAAATTCAAG TTGATGAGTTGCCATTGGTTGAGGTTGAGCTGAAGAAGGCTAATTGTCGGGAAAAGGCTGTGAAG GCGCATGATTTTAAGATGCCTTTGGAATTCATCCAGAAACTGTTGAAGGAAGCCACCAT GCTTCAAATTGAGCAAGAGAAACAATTTGTCAATCTATCTTGCATGCTTACTGTTACCATTCCTTGGGAGGAAAGGGCTAGAGAGATGCTTTCACATGGGGCTCCTATTTCGGACTTTGAGGACATGATCAG AGCTTCAGAgaacatatttattattcttcCTTCACTTAAAGATGTCAAGGATGCATTATCAGAAGCTAATTCCTGGTTAAAGAATTCAAAACCATATTTCGTCTCTTCTATGCAAACTTCTGATTCTATGCAGAAAGTTGAGGACTTACAG ATGTTGGTATCTCAATCGAAGCATCTTAAAGTATCATTTGAAGAAAGAGGAATGCTTGAATTGGTTTTGAAAAACTGCAGAAGATGGGAGTATGAAGCATGTTCTGTACTAGATGATGCCCGGTGCTTATTTGAACTGGATAACTCTCTGCATGAAGTAGACAGTGGTTTAATGTGTAACATGGAAGATTTGATTGTAAGAATCCAATCCACCATAGCATCGGGTATATCACTGGGTTTTGCCTTTAGTGAGATTTCAAAACTCCAAGCATCTTGTTCTACGCTGCAGTGGTGCAAAAGGGCCTTGTCTTTCTCCAATTGCTCTCCTTCTTTAGAG GACGTTTTGGAGGTTGCGGAAGGTCTTTCTCATTCCTCTATTTCTGGGGCTCTGTTGAAACTATTAATAGGTGGGCTTGAATGGCTTAGGAAGGCATTAGAGGCGATTTCTGGTCCTTACAATTCTAGAAGATCCAAGTTGACTGAGATACAAGCTATTCTTACTGATTATCAG ACAATTAATATGACCTTTACAGCAGTAAATATTCAACTTGAAGATGCCGTTGGAAAACATAA GATGTGGCAAGAGCAAGTGTGCCAATTTTTTGGTCTAAGTTTTAGAGAGCGGTCTTGGTCTTCAATATTGCAGCTCAAG GAGTATGGAGATACCATTGCCTTTGGTTGCTGTGAACTGGATTTGGTTTTATCTGAAGTTAAGAAGGTGGAAAATTGGAAGAAAACGTGCATGGATAAACTAGGAGCTtcagtgaaaaatgaaaattcgCTACTTCATGCATTGGAGAAG ATGGGACAGACTCTAGATAGATCATTGCTTATGTACGACAAATTGCAAGATATGAAGGAACCAAACCAATGTATCTGCTGCTTTGATGATTCTGAAGATCAGGAATTTCTTACTTGTTCCACTTGTATGGACTG CTATCATGCACAATGTGTTGGACTAACAGAAAAAGACGTGGCCATTGAAAACTACCAGTGCCCATATTGTGAAATTCTAAGGGGTGAATTCTGTTATCAGAATGGAGGTGCTCTACTG AGGTTTAAGAAGAAACGTGTTGAACTGAAAGTTCTTACTGAACTCATGTCTGAGGccgaaaatttttgtttatg A
- the LOC108335641 gene encoding lysine-specific demethylase JMJ17 isoform X3 — MGKGKPRAVEKGVVGPSLSVASSTIPAGPVYYPTEDEFKDPLEYIYKIRPEAEPYGICKIVPPKSWKPPFALDLDAFTFPTKTQAIHKLQARPASCDSKTFDLEYSRFLKDHCSKKSRKRVVFEGAELDLCKLFNAVKRYGGYDKVVDGKKWGDVARFVRSSGKISDCAKHVLCQLYREHLYDYEKFYNQMNQGTDQSCKKSLYEEHKSDCGVKPLVSKRIHKSIDCLKRKDSKVQGEDHDQICEQCKSGLHGELMLLCDRCDKGWHTYCLSPPLKQIPMGNWYCFNCLNSDRDSFGFVPGKHYSLEAFRRKADLSRRRWFGSGPVSRVQIEKKFWDIVEGLVGEVEVMYGNDLDTSVYGSGFPRVADKKPESIDDKSWEEYSTNPWNLNNLPKLKGSMLRAVHHNITGVMVPWLYIGMLFSSFCWHFEDHCFYSMNYLHWGEAKCWYSVPGSQSSAFEKVMRSSLPDLFDAQPDLLFQLVTMLNPSVLQENGVPVYSILQEPGNFVITFPRSYHGGFNLGLNCAEAVNFAPADWLPHGAFGADLYQRYHKTAVLSHEELLCVVAQFGEVDGRVSSYLKNELLRISVKEKSRREKLWKTGIIKSSRMAPRKCPQFVGTEEDPACIICQQYLYLSAVVCGCRPSAFVCLEHWEHLCECKTVKLRLLYRHSLAELYDLAYSMDKYTSEGKAECRSVKRQPSCLSALTKKVKGGSITFAQLATEWLLQSSTILQNVFLQDAFVTALRKAEQFLWAGSEMDSVRDMVRNLLQAQEWAEGIRDCVTKIELWLCHRDTSVKKVHLESVDELLKVSPAPCNEPCYHKLKEYAEEARLFVQEIDTALSMCLNMSELELLHSKACGLPIYVKENKKLEGKISSTKAWLDSVRNCISARHPAALHVDVFYKLKAEFWDLQVQLPEIDVLQNLLNEAESCSAQCHDMLEGPMNLKNVSLLLKEWENFAVDVPELKILRQYHSDTVSWVSHCNDVLGRVHMQEDQHDAVDKLNSIFKAGLSLKIQVDELPLVEVELKKANCREKAVKAHDFKMPLEFIQKLLKEATMLQIEQEKQFVNLSCMLTVTIPWEERAREMLSHGAPISDFEDMIRASENIFIILPSLKDVKDALSEANSWLKNSKPYFVSSMQTSDSMQKVEDLQMLVSQSKHLKVSFEERGMLELVLKNCRRWEYEACSVLDDARCLFELDNSLHEVDSGLMCNMEDLIVRIQSTIASGISLGFAFSEISKLQASCSTLQWCKRALSFSNCSPSLEDVLEVAEGLSHSSISGALLKLLIGGLEWLRKALEAISGPYNSRRSKLTEIQAILTDYQTINMTFTAVNIQLEDAVGKHKMWQEQVCQFFGLSFRERSWSSILQLKEYGDTIAFGCCELDLVLSEVKKVENWKKTCMDKLGASVKNENSLLHALEKMGQTLDRSLLMYDKLQDMKEPNQCICCFDDSEDQEFLTCSTCMDWIDERDVLSQLVEKALQCKSFLKEIVILASANVDQDICIISEKLATVVKASNVAVVYDQHDTCDLELTLAKFLWKAQVNRILNGVPKPTVQRIQKHLKEGLAMGISPEDHYMLKISNVNSLGLQWTELAKKVASDYGALGLDKVLELIVEGEKLPVDANEELSLLRARCMLYCICRKPFDPERMIACCRCNEWYHFDCMKLPCTREVYICPACTPCTEGLPPNHDRLTSGKFEEPKTPSPRHSNPRKKQKRDAPNLTCNTFATRDQDSERWYPSGIECLRWQNRKPFRRAAKKRVELRSLSPFICIQR; from the exons ATGGGGAAGGGAAAACCTAGAGCTGTGGAGAAAGGTGTGGTAGGACCTAGTTTGAGTGTAGCATCCTCAACTATACCTGCAGGGCCTGTGTATTACCCTACTGAGGATGAATTCAAGGATCCTTTGGAgtatatttataagattagacCTGAGGCTGAGCCTTATGGAATTTGTAAGATTGTGCCTCCGAAGAGTTGGAAACCCCCTTTTGCTTTGGATCTAGACGCTTTCACTTTTCCTACCAAGACTCAGGCCATTCACAAGCTCCAGGCTCGCCCTGCTTCGTGTGACTCCAAGACCTTTGACTTGGAGTACTCTAGGTTTTTGAAGGATCACTGTAGTAAGAAGTCCAGGAAAAGGGTTGTGTTCGAGGGGGCGGAGCTGGACTTGTGTAAGCTATTCAATGCCGTGAAGCGGTATGGTGGTTATGATAAGGTTGTTGATGGGAAGAAATGGGGGGATGTTGCACGGTTTGTGAGGTCCAGTGGCAAGATTTCGGATTGTGCTAAGCATGTTCTGTGTCAGTTGTACCGTGAACACTTGTATGATTACGAGAAATTTTATAACCAGATGAATCAAGGGACAGACCAGAGTTGTAAGAAAAGCTTGTATGAGGAGCACAAGAGTGATTGTGGGGTGAAACCTTTGGTGTCAAAGAGGATTCACAAGAGTATTGATTGTTTAAAACGGAAGGATAGTAAAGTGCAAGGAGAAGATCATGATCAGATTTGTGAGCAATGTAAAAGTGGTCTGCATGGGGAACTGATGCTTTTGTGTGACAGGTGTGATAAGGGATGGCATACATATTGTCTTTCCCCACCGTTGAAGCAAATTCCAATGGGTAATTGGTATTGTTTCAACTGCTTGAATTCTGATCGGGACAGCTTTGGTTTTGTGCCTGGGAAGCACTATTCATTGGAAGCTTTTAGACGGAAAGCGGATCTGTCAAGGAGGAGATGGTTTGGATCAGGGCCTGTTTCAAGGGTGCAAATAGAGAAAAAATTTTGGGATATTGTGGAGGGTTTGGTTGGTGAGGTTGAGGTTATGTATGGAAATGACTTGGATACATCTGTTTACGGGAGTGGTTTTCCACGAGTAGCTGATAAAAAACCAGAATCAATTGATGACAAATCATGGGAAGAATACTCAACTAACCCGTGGAATCTTAATAACCTGCCTAAGTTGAAAGGTTCAATGCTCCGAGCTGTTCATCACAATATCACCGGTGTCATGGTACCCTGGCTATATATTGGGATGCTATTCTCATCCTTTTGCTGGCATTTTGAGGATCACTGCTTTTACTCAATGAATTATCTACACTG GGGAGAGGCAAAGTGCTGGTACAGTGTGCCTGGTAGTCAATCCAGTGCTTTTGAGAAG GTGATGAGAAGCAGTCTTCCTGATCTTTTTGATGCACAACCTGATCTACTTTTTCAGCTTGTTACTATGCTGAACCCATCTGTATTGCAAGAAAATGGAGTTCCTGTCTACAGTATACTTCAG GAGCCTGGGAATTTTGTTATTACCTTCCCCAGGTCTTACCATGGAGGTTTCAATCTTG GTTTAAATTGTGCAGAGGCAGTCAATTTTGCTCCTGCTGACTGGCTACCACATGGTGCTTTTGGAGCTGATCTCTATCAGCGGTATCACAAAACTGCTGTCTTATCTCACGAGGAGCTTCTTTGTGTAGTAGCCCAG TTTGGTGAAGTTGACGGCAGGGTGTCTTCTTATTTGAAGAACGAATTGTTGAGAATATCAGTTAAAGAAAAATCTCGAAGAGAGAAACTTTGGAAAACTGGTATTATTAAGTCTTCTCGTATGGCTCCTCGAAAATGTCCCCAATTTGTGGGAACCGAAGAA GATCCAGCATGTATCATATGCCAGCAATATCTCTATCTCTCTGCTGTTGTATGTGGTTGCAGGCCATCGGCTTTTGTTTGTCTGGAG CACTGGGAACACCTTTGTGAGTGCAAAACTGTTAAATTGCGTCTTCTCTATCGTCATTCACTTGCAGAATTGTATGACTTGGCCTATTCTATGGACAAATATACTTCTGAGGGCAAAGCTGAGTGTAGAAGTGTGAAAAGGCAGCCTTCATGTCTCAGTGCTTTGACCAAAAAG GTAAAAGGTGGCTCCATTACTTTTGCTCAACTTGCTACAGAGTGGCTACTGCAATCTAGTACTATTCTTCAAAATGTCTTTTTGCAAGATGCATTTGTTACTGCACTAAGGAAAGCTGAACAATTTCTTTGGGCTGGTTCTGAGATGGATTCT GTTCGAGACATGGTAAGGAATTTGCTTCAAGCTCAGGAATGGGCAGAAGGCATAAGAGACTGTGTAACAAAAATTGAGTTATGGTTGTGTCATCGAGACACTAGTGTAAAGAAAGTTCATTTAGAATCCGTTGATGAGTTGCTGAAAGTTAGTCCTGCACCTTGCAATGAGCCTTGTTATCATAAACTGAAG GAGTATGCAGAGGAAGCAAGGTTGTTTGTACAGGAGATTGATACTGCTTTGTCAATGTGTTTAAAT ATGTCTGAGTTGGAACTTTTACACTCCAAAGCTTGTGGCTTACCCATCTACgtgaaagaaaataagaaattggAAGGAAAAATTTCTTCAACCAAG GCATGGCTGGATAGTGTCAGAAACTGCATCTCAGCAAGACACCCTGCTGCACTACATGTTGatgttttttataaactaaaagcAGAG TTTTGGGATCTTCAAGTTCAACTCCCGGAGATAGATGTGCTTCAGAATCTACTAAATGAAGCTGAATCTTGTAGTGCTCAATGTCATGATATGTTAGAAGGACCTATGAATCTCAAG AATGTTAGTTTGCTGCTTAAGGAATGGGAAAATTTTGCAGTTGATGTACCGGAACTCAAGATTCTAAGGCAATACCATTCGGATACTGTTTCATGGGTTTCCCACTGTAATGATGTTTTAGGGAGAGTTCATATGCAAGAAGATCAGCATGATGCAGTTGATAAATTGAATAGTATTTTTAAAGCAGGTTTATCTTTGAAAATTCAAG TTGATGAGTTGCCATTGGTTGAGGTTGAGCTGAAGAAGGCTAATTGTCGGGAAAAGGCTGTGAAG GCGCATGATTTTAAGATGCCTTTGGAATTCATCCAGAAACTGTTGAAGGAAGCCACCAT GCTTCAAATTGAGCAAGAGAAACAATTTGTCAATCTATCTTGCATGCTTACTGTTACCATTCCTTGGGAGGAAAGGGCTAGAGAGATGCTTTCACATGGGGCTCCTATTTCGGACTTTGAGGACATGATCAG AGCTTCAGAgaacatatttattattcttcCTTCACTTAAAGATGTCAAGGATGCATTATCAGAAGCTAATTCCTGGTTAAAGAATTCAAAACCATATTTCGTCTCTTCTATGCAAACTTCTGATTCTATGCAGAAAGTTGAGGACTTACAG ATGTTGGTATCTCAATCGAAGCATCTTAAAGTATCATTTGAAGAAAGAGGAATGCTTGAATTGGTTTTGAAAAACTGCAGAAGATGGGAGTATGAAGCATGTTCTGTACTAGATGATGCCCGGTGCTTATTTGAACTGGATAACTCTCTGCATGAAGTAGACAGTGGTTTAATGTGTAACATGGAAGATTTGATTGTAAGAATCCAATCCACCATAGCATCGGGTATATCACTGGGTTTTGCCTTTAGTGAGATTTCAAAACTCCAAGCATCTTGTTCTACGCTGCAGTGGTGCAAAAGGGCCTTGTCTTTCTCCAATTGCTCTCCTTCTTTAGAG GACGTTTTGGAGGTTGCGGAAGGTCTTTCTCATTCCTCTATTTCTGGGGCTCTGTTGAAACTATTAATAGGTGGGCTTGAATGGCTTAGGAAGGCATTAGAGGCGATTTCTGGTCCTTACAATTCTAGAAGATCCAAGTTGACTGAGATACAAGCTATTCTTACTGATTATCAG ACAATTAATATGACCTTTACAGCAGTAAATATTCAACTTGAAGATGCCGTTGGAAAACATAA GATGTGGCAAGAGCAAGTGTGCCAATTTTTTGGTCTAAGTTTTAGAGAGCGGTCTTGGTCTTCAATATTGCAGCTCAAG GAGTATGGAGATACCATTGCCTTTGGTTGCTGTGAACTGGATTTGGTTTTATCTGAAGTTAAGAAGGTGGAAAATTGGAAGAAAACGTGCATGGATAAACTAGGAGCTtcagtgaaaaatgaaaattcgCTACTTCATGCATTGGAGAAG ATGGGACAGACTCTAGATAGATCATTGCTTATGTACGACAAATTGCAAGATATGAAGGAACCAAACCAATGTATCTGCTGCTTTGATGATTCTGAAGATCAGGAATTTCTTACTTGTTCCACTTGTATGGACTG GATTGATGAAAGAGATGTTTTGAGTCAACTTGTTGAGAAAGCCCTTcaatgcaaatctttcttgaaagAAATTGTAATCCTTGCATCAGCTAATGTTGATCAAGATATTTGCATAATCTCTGAAAAATTGGCCACTGTTGTAAAG GCTAGCAACGTGGCTGTTGTCTATGATCAGCACGATACTTGTGATCTTGAGCTTACTTTGGCAAAATTCTTGTGGAAAGCTCAAGTCAATAGAATATTAAATGGTGTACCAAAGCCCACTGTCCAGCGTATTCAGAAGCATCTGAAGGAG GGACTGGCTATGGGCATATCACCTGAAGATCACTATATGTTGAAAATTTCAAATGTGAATAGCTTAGGTTTGCAGTGGACAGAACTAGCCAAAAAG GTGGCATCGGATTATGGGGCACTCGGCCTTGATAAAGTTCTTGAACTTATAGTGGAAGGTGAAAAGTTGCCTGTTGATGCGAATGAGGAACTAAGC TTGTTAAGGGCACGATGCATGCTTTATTGTATTTGTCGAAAGCCCTTTGATCCAGAAAGGATGATTGCATGTTGTCGTTGTAATGAGTGGTATCACTTCGATTGCATGAAATTGCCATGCACAAGAGAGGTCTACATTTGTCCCGCGTGTACCCCATGTACGGAAGGATTACCTCCAAACCATGACAG ATTAACTAGTGGTAAATTTGAGGAGCCAAAGACCCCGTCTCCCAGGCATTCAAACCCTAGAAAGAAACAGAAGAGAGACGCACCCAACCTCACTTGCAATACGTTCGCTACCAGGGATCAAGATAGTGAACGTTGGTATCCGAGTGGGATAGAATGTCTAAGGTGGCAAAATCGAAAGCCTTTCAGAAGAGCAGCTAAGAAACGTGTTGAACTTCGAAGTCTTTCTCCATTTATTTGCATACAAAGATAG